Proteins encoded in a region of the Anopheles aquasalis chromosome 2, idAnoAquaMG_Q_19, whole genome shotgun sequence genome:
- the LOC126571637 gene encoding uncharacterized protein LOC126571637: MGELFEDHLSPIAPCPGVSPFRHRSQTPGHDGGDHRDAASVPCGGGGAVKVAVVVLLCAVATVLASRPESGPAKTGKVTADSVTAVSGPTAKQSVVSTAPNSSAKKASSHGKREVASYGYGAHFPQHSRYSLGAHSGHPLSSELYAPATGHGAYSYSIPQHSSFPVHGSYGGGHKLFASPAASLKYSQPGGSSHAFFAPIVHHHQPQAHSFSGFSEPIGHPIKYGSSFSSNDLTDILKKLQSVGPLTIKAIPSSFAYGSFGDHHEHASPLLFDSNSLHLKPTAFKVQEFPSFHSGLPQAAALTAPGPGPTSTSSTYGHLSHSVAYEPSYASGVKGLRHYSTPNVPERDLYSGNKYISSISLQQPSSATMVSPLHTSVHSTFSTQKPFKPSTYLGSSHETISAPSNSHAQTHPIPTGSYLAPSLQYLPAVSSKQPHHTHKLSYDSPAKHGYLPPAPPTTNAYLPPLSHSKPPPANGYLPPVSAAGQSNYIPLHTSAGSSSPGSHEDTVRSKPIEVQHHHHYQQQQQQHHEESHESIDYSGATAAAAPTPTAAPATHHWKH, from the exons ATGGGCGAACTTTTCGAAGATCATTTGAGCCCGATTGCCCCCTGCCCCGGTGTCTCACCGTTCCGCCATCGCTCACAAACACCCGGCCACGATGGCGGTGACCACAGAGATGCCGCCTCCGtgccgtgcggtggtggtggc GCTGTGAAGGTAGCTGTTGTGGTGCTACTGTGCGCCGTTGCTACCGTCCTTGCCAGCCGGCCAGAGTCCGGACCAGCAAAGACCGGTAAAGTCACCGCCGACAGCGTAACCGCTGTTAGCGGTCCGACCGCTAAACAATCCGTCGTCAGCACGGCTCCAAACAGTAGCGCCAAGAAGGCGTCGTCGCATGGAAAGCGTGAGGTGGCCAGCTACGGATACGGAGCGCACTTTCCGCAGCACAGCCGGTACAGCTTGGGAGCCCATTCGGGACATCCGTTGTCGTCGGAACTGTACGCACCGGCGACCGGTCACGGAGCGTACAGTTACAGCATTCCGCAGCATTCGTCCTTCCCGGTGCACGGATCGTACGGCGGAGGACACAAACTGTTTGCCAGCCCAGCGGCCAGTCTGAAGTACAGTCAGCCAGGAGGATCATCGCATGCCTTCTTCGCACCGAttgtccaccatcaccagccacaAGCGCATTCATTCAGCGGATTCTCCGAACCGATCGGTCATCCGATCAAGTATGGTAGCAGTTTCAGTTCGAACGATCTCACCGACATCCTAAAGAAGCTCCAATCGGTTGGTCCACTTACGATCAAAGCCATCCCCAGCAGTTTCGCTTATGGATCGTTTGGAGATCACCACGAGCATGCCAGTCCGCTGTTGTTCGACAGTAACTCGTTGCACTTGAAACCGACGGCGTTCAAGGTGCAAGAGTTCCCTAGTTTCCACTCGGGCTTACCACAAGCAGCTGCTCTAACCGCTCCTGGACCGGGTCCAACATCTACTTCCTCGACTTACGGACATCTTTCGCACTCGGTGGCCTATGAACCATCGTACGCAAGCGGTGTCAAGGGTCTACGTCACTATTCCACACCGAACGTACCGGAACGGGATCTTTACTCCGGCAACAAGTACATCTCCTCCATTTCTCTGCAACAACCGTCCAGTGCAACGATGGTTTCTCCACTCCATACCTCGGTACACTCGACCTTCAGCACCCAGAAACCGTTTAAACCATCGACGTACCTTGGTTCCTCGCATGAAACCATCTCGGCACCTTCCAATTCCCATGCCCAGACGCATCCAATTCCCACGGGATCCTATCTGGCGCCATCGCTCCAGTATCTTCCCGCCGTTAGCAGCAAGCAGCCTCATCATACGCACAAGCTAAGCTACGATTCACCGGCCAAGCACGGTTAtctgccaccggcaccaccaacaaccaatgCTTATCTGCCACCACTGTCACATTCCAAACCGCCACCAGCCAACGGTTACCTGCCTCCCgtgtccgctgctggccaatCCAACTACATCCCACTCCACACGTCGGCCGGTTCCTCTTCACCGGGTTCACACGAGGATACGGTTCGTAGCAAACCGATCGAggtccagcatcatcaccattatcagcaacagcagcagcagcatcatgaggAATCTCACGAGAGCATCGATTACAGTGGGGcaactgccgctgctgcaccaaCGCCAACCGCTGCACCTGCTACGCACCACTGGAAGCATTAA
- the LOC126569786 gene encoding uncharacterized protein LOC126569786 produces the protein MTQLEDDDLLNNLLKIPGTIIIYNNDMSSYDYVLNAHNVTLPLTPATSTAGSTASEQSVDDLNSSASIDGDLMTTSPVPSAVFYNGTNCASQLYLDSPCSGEGPLDTPTPDGQSTGATEPSAGQHPSLGSQEEPMDEDAEEEEGEEEEEVEELETVGSVAEVDDDSEPELTNLSWLTELKNITNLTPSDVPLTDLPTARFNKFIAQVRRSRETYDKRKEQYTSLASSLEKPPFNYAQIIAMAMLEEGRMTLKQICKWIQEKFSYYKVHKNWNNSIRHNLSLSFFFTKVQRAKDEKGKGGYWELSMDVSKSERRRVRVRQRNKSANGTTNSSPAASNRGSNVPSTRSSKGSTHDDQSAGSSTTNNNNELMVNHNLAKTPANHTPGNAAEPSEEQTVAVETLPPLTSTPSPMVYFGEIADPMALDRNNNERQEQSSMDPSLSSSQTSMPISNVTIDIIDNYGKPSMVPVSEVAGIPTVEAPQTLASDVPTIAIPAVPSELNDEQLIRASAMVESCSINFDSIINGEPGASIFNHLSVDEIFSDNEIPQPANDDIIVPFFSNVQQVHSGPNVVVETIPYYLPDMGNFDESDFGNLINLNEQEISDEFLNEHGFL, from the exons ATGACGCAACTTGAGGATGATGACCTTTTGAACAATCTGCTGAAAATAcccggcaccatcatcatctacaaCAATGACATGAGCT CCTATGATTATGTACTGAATGCTCACAATGTGACGCTCCCACTGACACCGGCCACCTCTACGGCCGGGTCCACCGCATCCGAACAATCGGTCGACGATTTGAACAGcagcgcatcgatcgatggagacCTAATGACCACCTCCCCCGTCCCATCGGCTGTGTTCTACAATGGGACCAACTGTGCCTCGCAGCTCTACCTTGACTCTCCGTGCTCGGGGGAAGGTCCACTTGATACGCCGACCCCCGATGGGCAGTCTACTGGAGCCACTGAACCATCGGCTGGACAGCATCCATCGCTGGGGTCGCAGGAGGAACCGATGGATGAAGAtgcggaagaggaggaaggtgaggaggaagaggaagtggaGGAGCTGGAAACGGTCGGTAGTGTGGCCGAGGTAGACGACGATTCGGAACCGGAATTGACCAATCTGTCCTGGTTGACGGAGCTCAAGAACATCACCAACCTGACACCGTCGGACGTGCCGTTGACAGATTTACCGACGGCTCGGTTTAACAAATTTATTGCTCAAGTGCGAAG GAGCCGCGAGACGTACGATAAGCGCAAGGAGCAGTACACCTCGCTGGCCAGTTCGCTTGAGAAACCACCCTTCAACTATGCACAAATCATCGCCATGGCCATGCTCGAGGAGGGCCGCATGACGCTCAAGCAGATATGCAAATGGATCCAGGAGAAGTTTTCCTACTACAAGGTGCACAAGAACTGGAAT AACTCCATTCGGCACAATTTATCGTTGAGTTTTTTCTTCACCAAAGTACAACGGGCCAAAGACGAGAAGGGCAAGGGTGGCTACTGGGAGCTCTCAATGGATGTGTCAAAAAGCGAACGGCGCCGGGTTCGGGTACGGCAACGGAACAAATCGGCCAATgggaccaccaacagcagtcCCGCCGCTAGCAATCGAGGATCCAACGTGCCATCGACACGCTCATCGAAAGGATCCACTCATGACGACCAgagcgctggcagcagcactactAATAACAACAATGAGCTTATGGTCAACCATAATCTTGCCAAGACCCCCGCAAATCACACACCCGGTAATGCGGCGGAACCATCGGAAGAGCAAACTGTCGCTGTGGAAACTCTTCCTCCTTTAACTAGCACCCCCTCTCCGATGGTTTACTTTGGGGAGATTGCAGATCCGATGGCGCTTGATCGGAACAATAACGAGCGTCAGGAGCAGAGCTCAATGGATCCCAGTTTGTCGTCCTCCCAGACCTCGATGCCGATATCGAACGTAACGATCGACATTATCGATAATTACGGTAAACCATCGATGGTGCCGGTGAGCGAAGTTGCTGGAATCCCGACCGTGGAGGCCCCACAGACACTGGCCTCGGATGTACCAACGATCGCCATCCCGGCAGTACCATCGGAACTGAACGACGAACAGTTGATCCGTGCCAGCGCTATGGTTGAGAGTTGCTCGATCAACTTTGATTCCATCATCAACGGAGAGCCCGGTGCCAGTATATTTAACCATCTTAGCGTTGACGAG ATCTTCTCGGACAACGAAATACCACAGCCAGCGAATGATGATATTATTGTGCCATTCTTTAGCAACGTCCAGCAGGTCCATTCCGGGCCGAATGTGGTCGTGGAAACCATTCCGTACTATCTGCCCGATATGGGCAACTTTGACGAGAGTGATTTCGGTAATTTGATTAACCTCAACGAGCAGGAGATAAGCGATGAGTTCCTCAACGAGCATGGGTTTTTGTAA
- the LOC126581235 gene encoding mothers against decapentaplegic homolog 4 has translation MVGLTGGTHLYAAGLPSGLPASQEIVRDMGGTMPTAAPTSADACLSIVHSLMCHRQGGESEGFSKRAIESLVKKLKEKRDELDSLITAITTNGAHPSKCVTIQRTLDGRLQVAGRKGFPHVIYSRIWRWPDLHKNELKHNKFCQFAFDLKCDSVCVNPYHYERVVSPGIDLSGLTLQSGPSRLIKDEYTPGAVVGGGMDIDGNEIGTIQHHPSLVASGAYGGMGMHPQVADHPSQLGGMYGSSSGPRPIPKLEPSEQSRNSGPSSWMSGGGPSPASVAMGSVASSASSQQHNRLSSSVPLSSVIGPAVLSNNGLRAPQSSQQQPQQQSQPQAPPPSQATSNPLTNGGNGGLLGSSAQSVVGGGLVGGDTSQYYSNAPSVVDPSMSNDPQAMGGPTGMTGSLSATSPVSPHLQQNGYTVAATNGQQQQQQPPQSVQPQGGGVSNPAAQQYQQPQPQPPPQQQQQQQQQSQQPSQQQQTGSATWSGSNTLNYTPSIQPPSLSGGPHQQSQQQQQYWPHGSAGSTTGSVGSAPGSSVGSTSGGQMAELPGQQRLLSRQPAPEYWCSVAYFELDTQVGEMFKVPSNRPNVTIDGYVDPSGGNRFCLGALSNVHRTEQSEKARLHIGKGVQLDLRGEGDVWLRCLSDHSVFVQSYYLDREAGRTPGDAVHKIYPGACIKVFDLRQCHLQMQSLANCAQKAAQMQAAVVAGVSAVGAPRNLSAAAGIGVDDLRRLCILRLSFVKGWGPDYPRQSIKETPCWVEVHLHRALQLLDEVLHQMPIDGPRAVE, from the exons ATGGTTGGCCTCACGGGTGGAACGCACCTGTACGCGGCCGGACTACCTTCGGGGTTGCCGGCCTCACAGGAAA TCGTCCGTGATATGGGGGGTACTATGCCAACGGCAGCGCCTACCAGTGCCGATGCTTGCCTTAGCATCGTCCACTCACTGATGTGCCACCGCCAGGGCGGTGAAAGTGAGGGCTTTTCCAAGCGGGCCATCGAATCGTTGGTAAAAAAGCTGAAGGAAAAACGGGACGAACTGGACTCACTtatcaccgccatcaccacgaaTGGGGCGCATCCTAGCAAATGTGTCACCATACAACGCACCCTCGATGGTAGATTACAG GTTGCTGGACGTAAAGGATTTCCGCATGTCATATATTCACGCATCTGGCGCTGGCCGGATCTACACAAGAACGAGCTAAAGCACAACAAGTTCTGCCAGTTTGCGTTCGACCTCAAGTGTGACTCGGTTTGCGTCAATCCCTACCACTACGAGCGAGTCGTTTCCCCCGGTATTG aTCTCTCCGGATTGACCCTACAGTCGGGGCCGAGTCGATTGATAAAAGATGAATACACTCCTGGGgccgtggttggtggtggcatggaTATCGATGGCAATGAGATAGGCACCATCCAACACCATCCATCGCTGGTTGCCAGTGGAGCATATGGTGGCATGGGAATGCATCCGCAAGTGGCCG ATCATCCATCACAGTTGGGGGGCATGTATGGCTCAAGTAGTGGTCCGAGGCCTATACCGAAGCTGGAACCTTCTGAGCAGTCTCGAAATAGTGGCCCTAGTAGTTGGATGAGTGGTGGAGGCCCATCTCCCGCCTCCGTGGCAATGGGCTCTGTCGCATCCTCTGcttccagccagcagcacaatcGCCTATCGTCGTCCGTACCGCTTT CTTCTGTTATAGGTCCAGCAGTTTTATCTAATAATGGCTTAAGAGCGCCACAGTCctcacaacagcaaccacagcaacaatcacaacctcaggcaccaccaccatcacaggCGACTAGTAACCCGTTAACGAATGGTGGCAACGGAGGACTGCTGGGCAGCTCTGCGCAATCTGTGGTCGGTGGAGGGCTGGTCGGTGGAGATACTTCGCAGTACTACTCGAACGCTCCGAGCGTCGTTGATCCATCGATGAGCAACGATCCACAAGCGATGGGTGGTCCGACCGGAATGACCGGTTCGCTCTCAGCCACATCACCGGTATCGCCTCATCTACAGCAGAACGGATACAccgtagcagcaacaaacggccaacagcaacaacaacaacccccaCAATCCGTACAGCCACAAGGTGGAGGAGTGTCGAACCCTGCAGCGCAGCAGTATcaacagccacaaccacaaccgccaccacaacagcaacaacaacagcaacaacagtcgcAACAACCgtcacaacagcaacaaacaggcTCTGCTACTTGGTCTGGTTCAAATACTCTCAACTACACGCCCTCGATACAACCTCCCTCGCTTTCCGGTGGGCCCCATCAAcaatcacagcaacagcaacaatattGGCCACACGGATCGGCAGGAAGCACTACTGGTTCCGTTGGATCGGCACCCGGTTCCAGTGTTGGCAGTACGTCGGGTGGGCAAATGGCCGAACTACCGGGGCAACAGCGATTGCTCTCGCGtcaaccggcaccggaataCTGGTGTTCGGTTGCGTACTTCGAACTCGATACCCAGGTGGGCGAAATGTTCAAAGTGCCCTCGAATCGTCCGAATGTGACAATCGACGGATACGTCGATCCATCCGGTGGTAACCGCTTCTGTCTTGGTGCACTCAGTAACGTACATCGAACGGAACAGAGCGAAAAAGCAAG GTTACACATTGGCAAAGGTGTACAGTTGGATCTGCGTGGCGAAGGAGACGTCTGGTTGCGGTGTCTCAGTGATCATTCAGTATTCGTGCAGAGCTACTACCTCGATCGAGAAGCAGGCCGCACACCAGGCGATGCCGTTCACAAAATCTATCCAGGAGCCTGCATAAAG GTGTTTGATCTACGACAGTGCCACCTGCAAATGCAATCCCTTGCCAACTGTGCCCAGAAAGCGGCCCAAATGCAGGCCGCCGTTGTTGCAGGTGTATCGGCCGTTGGTGCTCCTAGAA ATCTTTCCGCTGCCGCCGGAATCGGTGTCGATGATCTACGACGGCTTTGCATTTTACGATTATCGTTCGTGAAGGGCTGGGGTCCGGACTACCCGCGACAATCGATCAAGGAAACGCCGTGCTGGGTTGAGGTTCATCTGCACCGAGCCCTCCAGCTGCTGGATGAAGTGCTGCACCAAATGCCGATCGATGGTCCGCGGGCAGTAGAGTAA
- the LOC126571631 gene encoding uncharacterized protein LOC126571631, with amino-acid sequence MDNSSVALERIAQIELFDVELMQLLQWIFAEYLITFVCTCFIITSTDIRLARTLTEGFPHPFIVIDFATGNLDVLQQAIENGCQSFVLTPSTGLEFMDHFRYVHDRTIARYPSKRVFIVGGPDDTVVEFEDTVHRILNHSAIDDLMDLLLVQPDVTRQRVDLFTNGLTTDELTRLDCYDLRSNWRSSANGVNLFPNKRANLRQRYIRLSIFNYQPYTVWRKVETPHEANSYLDHRPAIHIDGTESQLFIEFCASRNCRLEMSVDDVGEWGQIYDNRTGDGILGAVVERRSDIGVGALYSWHHEFGYLSLSKPISRTGVTCIVPKPLPLSSWMTPILPFSPFLWIAVIATFVIATFFEVLVSFGAQKINGKQNTGHVDVCESVMVIMAIFILQTVLLRINKTPIVSQMLLIGSLLLVGLMIGNAYSGGLASVMTVPRFEKSIDTVQDLADRNLRWASTHDAWIFSIQLATQPTIVKLLKNFGTYPKDVLHEHAKRRDMGYSIERLPYGHYAIGEYITDSVTGNFEIMLEDIYWEACVAMATKTWPLMNELDELTLLISQSGIQQHWESKVVSKYADNKVQHAISISRHFDNPGPIALQPLHLIGAFFLLGIGLACGMICFVMEQLWHQWSIGRPMIAGRTL; translated from the exons ATGGATAACAGTTCAGTTGCTCTGGAGCGCATCGCACAGATAGAGTTGTTCGATGTCGAATTAATGCAGCTGCTTCAGTGGATTT TTGCCGAGTATCTCATAACATTCGTTTGCACATGCTTCATTATCACCTCCACGGACATCCGGCTGGCCCGAACTCTAACGGAAGGCTTTCCTCATCCATTTATCGTGATTGATTTCGCAACCGGCAATCTGGATGTCCTGCAGCAAGCCATCGAAAACGGGTGTCAG TCATTCGTTCTGACACCATCGACGGGCCTCGAATTTATGGATCACTTCCGCTACGTGCACGATCGTACCATCGCACGCTATCCGTCGAAACGGGTGTTTATCGTGGGTGGCCCTGATGATACCGTGGTTGAATTCGAGGACACAGTACACCGCATTCTAAACCACAGTGCTATAGACGATTTGATGGATCTGCTTCTTGTGCAACCAGATGTAACCCGGCAGCGAGTAGATCTGTTCACTAACGGATTGACGACGGACGAGTTAACACGGTTGGATTGCTACGATCTCCGCAGCAATTGGCGATCTTCAGCCAATGGCGTAAATTTGTTCCCCAACAAACGGGCAAATCTAAGACAACGTTACATTCGGCTAAGTATCTTCAACTATCAACCTTACACGGTGTGGCGCAAAGTCGAAACACCACACGAGGCCAACTCTTATCTCGACCATCGTCCAGCGATACACATCGATGGAACCGAATCGCAGCTATTCATTGAATTCTGTGCCAGCCGGAACTGCCGGTTGGAGATGTCGGTGGATGATGTCGGCGAGTGGGGCCAGATATACGATAATCGCACTGGTGATGGCATTCTTGGGGCCGTGGTCGAACGGAGGTCAGATATTGGTGTCGGAGCACTGTACTCCTGGCATCATGAGTTTGGATATTTGTCCCTCTCGAAACCAATCTCGCGCACCGGTGTCACTTGCATCGTGCCAAAGCCCTTACCACTGTCCTCCTGGATGACTCCCATTCTACCGTTTTCACCGTTCCTCTGGATTGCCGTGATTGCAACGTTCGTGATTGCTACCTTTTTCGAAGTTCTCGTCAGCTTTGGGGCTCAGAAGATCAATGGCAAGCAG AACACTGGTCACGTTGATGTTTGCGAGTCCGTGATGGTGATAATGGCCATCTTCATTCTGCAAaccgtgctgctgcggatCAACAAAACGCCGATCGTATCGCAAATGCTGCTCATCGGGTccctgctgttggttggtctGATGATTGGGAACGCGTACAGCGGGGGTCTCGCTAGTGTTATGACGGTTCCACGATTTGAAAAGTCCATCGACACGGTGCAGGATCTGGCCGATCGTAACCTACGCTGGGCATCAACGCACGATGCTTGGATCTTTTCGATTCAACTTGCAACACAG CCAACGATTGTAAAGTTGCTGAAGAACTTTGGCACTTACCCGAAGGATGTGTTGCACGAGCATGCCAAGCGGCGTGATATGGGATACAGCATCGAGCGGCTTCCCTACGGACACTACGCCATCGGCGAATACATTACCGATAGCGTGACTGGCAATTTTGAAATCATGCTCGAGGACATCTACTGGGAGGCTTGTGTCGCAATGGCCACCAAAACCTGGCCGCTAATGAACGAGCTCGACGAGCTGACGCTACTTATCTCCCAGAGCGGAATCCAACAGCACTGGGAAAGCAAG GTGGTGTCGAAGTATGCTGATAATAAGGTCCAACACGCCATTTCCATCTCTCGTCATTTCGACAATCCGGGACCCATCGCGCTACAACCATTGCACCTGATCGGAGCCTTTTTCCTGCTCGGTATTGGACTGGCCTGTGGGATGATATGCTTTGTGATGGAGCAACTATGGCATCAATGGTCCATCGGTCGACCGATG ATTGCTGGTAGGACCCTCTGA
- the LOC126569788 gene encoding atypical kinase COQ8B, mitochondrial: protein MSRAQDAVGMLRGLKLVAEAAGRTNSDYARHVWANSSVRELLEQQLNAGEQTIKQVLNNPAKEMEKAGGVLRETLERTGVVAEGLRQLTVAALPKVAPLSADGLLPPRVHAAASGSDGLAATPERQGDIASLDISKITLKELESILSEHSKNREIRLGTRRTSSMQTEAARAGVAPEEPTKQETELPQTTVAKERPPTISKAVTQDEKQIEKMMQFVSSYDKQRESAAPAAKAQQPQPQPIELPQLSTVAKQRKVPSSRVTRLASFGGLFAGLGLGTVNELAKGALGIGGTTDVKQALFSPTNAERIVDTLCKVRGAALKLGQILSIQDSNIVSPQLVKAFERVRQAADYMPDWQVEKQLVSELGPNWRDKLASFDQKPFAAASIGQVHRGVLKENGMEVAIKIQYPGVARSIESDIDNLVSMLKVWDVFPAGVFIDNVVAVAKRELAWEVDYTREAEYTERFAEMIKHMPEYRVPKVIKELTSKNVLTTELVPGVPMDRCFDLSQEHRDHIAYGVMKLCLNELFTFRCMQTDPNWSNFLYDASTKQIMLIDFGATRFYKKDFMDDYLRVIIAATKNDRQQILELSRKMGFLTGYETVAMENAHIDAVLILGEVFSVPGEFEFGRQSTTKKIAALVPVMIAHRLCPPPEEIYSLHRKLSGVFLLCARLNAKIDCKPIFNEVMRNYKFD from the exons ATGTCTCGTGCTCAAGACGCGGTAGGGATGTTGCGTGGCTTGAAACTGGTGGCCGAGGCCGCTGGGCGCACAAACAGCGATTACGCCAGGCACGTGTGGGCCAATTCGAGCGTACGGGAGTTACTAGAACAGCAGCTGAATGCCGGCGAGCAAACCATCAAACAGGTGCTCAATAATCCCGcgaaagaaatggagaaagCGGGCGGAGTGCTCCGGGAAACgctcgaacgaacgggcgTTGTCGCGGAGGGGCTCCGGCAGCTCACGGTGGCGGCCTTGCCGAAGGTTGCTCCACTTTCGGCGGACGGATTATTACCCCCCCGTGTCCACGCAGCGGCCAGTGGAAGCGATGGACTTGCAGCAACCCCAGAAAGGCAGGGAGATATAGCGAGCCTGGATATCTCCAAAATCACTCTCAAAGAACTGGAATCGATCCTGTCCGAGCACAGCAAGAATCGCGAGATACGGCTGGGCACCAGGCGCACTTCATCGATgcaaacagaagcagcaagGGCAGGGGTGGCTCCGGAAGAACCGACAAAGCAAGAAACAGAGCTACCTCAAACGACAGTGGCCAAGGAGCGGCcaccaacgatttcaaaaGCGGTCACACAGGACGAGAAACAGATCGAAAAGATGATGCAATTCGTGTCGTCGTATGATAAACAGCGAGAATCGgcagctcctgctgcaaaGGCTCAGCAACCACAGCCACAACCGATTGAACTACCTCAACTGAGCACGGTTGCTAAGCAGCGCAAAGTACCTTCATCCCGTGTAACCCGGCTGGCATCTTTCGGTGGTTTGTTCGCCGGATTAGGGCTAGGAACGGTGAACGAACTGGCCAAGGGTGCCCTCGGAATCGGCGGAACGACCGATGTAAAGCAAGCCCTGTTCAGTCCGACCAATGCCGAACGTATCGTGGATACGTTATGCAAAGTTCGTGGAGCTGCTCTTAAGCTGGGCCAAATACTTAGCATACAGGATTCGAACATCGTTTCGCCGCAGCTGGTGAAGGCGTTCGAGCGGGTGCGACAGGCCGCCGATTATATGCCGGATTGGCAGGTCGAGAAGCAGCTCGTGTCCGAGTTGGGGCCCAATTGGCGCGATAAGTTGGCCAGCTTCGATCAAAAACCATTCGCGGCCGCCTCGATCGGACAGGTGCACCGTGGTGTGCTGAAAGAGAATGGTATGGAGGTGGCGATCAAAATTCAGTATCCGGGTGTGGCCAGGAGCATCGAGAGTGACATCGATAATCTTGTGTCGATGCTGAAGGTGTGGGACGTATTTCCGGCCGGAGTCTTCATCGACaacgtggtggcggtggcgaagcGCGAACTTGCCTGGGAAGTGGATTACACAAGAGAAGCGGAGTACACGGAGCGGTTTGCGGAAATGATCAAACACATGCCCGAGTACCGGGTACCGAAGGTGATCAAGGAGCTTACCTCGAAAAATGTGCTAACGACGGAATTGGTTCCTGGTGTTCCGATGGATCGATGCTTTGATCTAAG tCAGGAGCACCGCGATCACATAGCATATGGTGTAATGAAACTATGCCTGAACGAGCTGTTCACCTTCCGGTGCATGCAGACGGATCCGAACTGGTCCAACTTCCTGTACGATGCGTCAACGAAGCAAATTATGCTGATCGACTTTGGTGCGACTCGTTTCTACAAGAAAGATTTCATGGATGATTACTTAAGG GTTATCATAGCTGCAACCAAGAATGATCGTCAGCAGATTTTGGAACTGTCACGCAAAATGGGTTTTCTCACTGGCTACGAGACGGTTGCCATGGAGAACGCTCACATCGATGCCGTGTTGATCCTTGGCGAAGTGTTCAGCGTACCGGGCGAGTTCGAATTTGGACGGCAGAGTACGACCAAGAAAATAGCTGCCCTCGTACCGGTGATGATCGCTCACCGACTGTGTCCGCCACCGGAGGAGATCTATTCGCTCCATCGAAAACTGTCCGGAGTGTTTCTGCTCTGTGCTCGGCTTAACGCCAAGATCGATTGCAAGCCAATCTTCAACGAGGTTATGCGGAACTATAAGTTCGATTAA
- the LOC126569787 gene encoding general odorant-binding protein 19d-like has translation MKHIAVVLLFVGLSMVGTQADEVSEAKEMLRGLAAECKQQEGASDDDVENFVNDGMPDSRTQKCLAGCMQEQFGVSNGKAFQPDGFIELSKMLMKGDEKKMSLAKEIAADCKDVAHEDRCELAVLIVNCLKGSAEKHGIQLKH, from the exons atgAAGCATATTGcagtggtgctgttgtttgttggcctTTCGATGGTCGGAACGCAG GCCGATGAAGTATCGGAGGCTAAGGAGATGCTGCGTGGATTGGCTGCAGAATGCAAACAACAGGAAGGtgccagtgatgatgatgtggagaATTTCGTGAATGATGGAATGCCGGATTCTCGAACCCAAAAGTGTTTGGCCGGTTGCATGCAGGAGCAGTTTGGTGTTTCCAATGGTAAGGCATTCCAACCGGATGGTTTCATCGAGCTCTCGAAGATGCTCATGAAGGGTGACGAGAAGAAGATGTCGCTCGCGAAAGAGATCGCCGCCGATTGTAAGGATGTGGCGCATGAGGATCGCTGTGAGCTAGCCGTGCTGATCGTAAACTGCCTAAAAGGGTCGGCCGAGAAGCATGGCATTCAGCTGAAGCATTAG